A single region of the Mycobacteriales bacterium genome encodes:
- the hutU gene encoding urocanate hydratase yields the protein MDGARVVRAPRGTQRTAHSWGAEGALRMLHNNLDPEVAERPDDLVVYGGSGRAARDWHCFDAIVESLRTMAPDDTLLVQSGKPVGIVRTHEMAPRVLIANSNLVPKWATPEHFRELEDLGLIMFGQMTAGSWIYIGTQGILQGTFVTFSEVANKHFGGTLAGRWVLTAGLGGMGGAQPLAVTGNGGAALCIEVDPSRAQRRLDHGYLDEIADSLEDGLARVQAAAKDRRALSVAVVANAADVLPDLVARGIVPDVVTDQTSAHDALNGYVPNGMTVDEALELRRTKPSEYVERAQQAMAVHCQAMLDLQKAGAVVFDYGNGLRGQARDVGVTNAFDYPGFVLAYIRPLFSRGAGPFRWACLSGDPADLAATDQAVMSAFPDNDDLQRWIRFAAKNVKGEGLPARICWLGYGERHQAGLAFDELVARGAITAPVVIGRDHLDAGSVASPERETEGMRDGTDAVADWPLLNALVNTSSGASWVSIHHGGGVGIGKSIHAGQVVVVDGSELSRRRVELVLTNDPGMGVIRHADAGYDIALDTARTVGIRMPLEPGTHAPAWQE from the coding sequence ATGGATGGTGCACGCGTCGTCCGCGCCCCGCGCGGAACCCAGCGAACCGCGCACTCGTGGGGAGCCGAAGGCGCCCTGCGGATGCTGCACAACAACCTCGACCCGGAGGTCGCCGAGCGGCCGGACGATCTGGTCGTGTACGGCGGATCGGGGCGAGCCGCGCGCGACTGGCACTGCTTCGACGCGATCGTCGAGTCCTTGCGCACGATGGCGCCGGACGACACGCTGCTGGTGCAGAGCGGCAAGCCGGTCGGCATCGTCCGGACCCACGAGATGGCACCGCGCGTCCTGATCGCAAACTCCAACCTGGTGCCGAAGTGGGCGACGCCAGAGCACTTCCGCGAGCTCGAGGACCTCGGCCTGATCATGTTCGGTCAGATGACCGCGGGCTCGTGGATCTACATCGGCACCCAGGGCATCCTCCAGGGCACTTTCGTGACCTTCTCCGAGGTCGCGAACAAGCACTTCGGCGGCACGCTCGCCGGCCGATGGGTGCTGACCGCCGGGCTCGGCGGGATGGGCGGTGCGCAGCCGCTCGCGGTCACCGGCAACGGCGGAGCGGCGCTCTGCATCGAGGTCGACCCGAGCCGGGCCCAACGGCGGCTCGACCACGGCTATCTCGACGAGATCGCCGACTCGCTCGAAGACGGCCTGGCCCGGGTACAGGCTGCGGCCAAGGACCGCCGCGCGCTGTCGGTCGCGGTCGTGGCCAACGCCGCGGACGTGCTTCCCGACCTGGTCGCGCGCGGCATCGTCCCTGACGTGGTGACCGACCAGACCAGCGCCCACGACGCGCTGAACGGCTACGTGCCCAACGGCATGACCGTCGACGAGGCGCTCGAGCTCCGTCGTACCAAGCCCTCGGAGTACGTCGAACGCGCGCAGCAGGCCATGGCCGTGCACTGCCAGGCGATGCTCGACCTGCAGAAGGCGGGCGCCGTGGTGTTCGACTACGGCAACGGGTTGCGCGGGCAGGCTCGCGATGTCGGCGTCACCAACGCTTTCGACTACCCGGGCTTCGTGCTGGCGTACATCCGGCCGTTGTTCTCGCGTGGCGCGGGGCCCTTCCGCTGGGCCTGCCTGTCGGGTGACCCGGCGGATCTGGCCGCCACCGACCAGGCCGTGATGTCGGCCTTCCCGGACAACGACGACCTGCAACGCTGGATCCGGTTCGCGGCGAAGAACGTGAAGGGCGAGGGGTTGCCGGCCCGGATCTGCTGGCTCGGGTACGGCGAGCGCCACCAGGCCGGCCTCGCGTTCGACGAGCTGGTCGCGCGCGGCGCGATCACCGCACCGGTCGTCATCGGCCGCGACCATCTCGACGCCGGCTCGGTGGCCAGCCCGGAGCGCGAGACCGAAGGCATGCGGGACGGCACGGACGCGGTGGCCGACTGGCCGTTGCTCAACGCCCTCGTCAACACGTCGTCCGGTGCCAGCTGGGTCTCGATCCACCACGGAGGCGGCGTCGGTATCGGCAAGTCGATCCACGCCGGGCAGGTCGTCGTCGTCGACGGCAGCGAGCTGTCGCGCCGGCGGGTGGAGCTGGTGCTCACGAACGACCCGGGCATGGGGGTCATCCGGCACGCCGATGCCGGCTACGACATCGCGCTCGACACCGCACGGACGGTGGGGATCCGGATGCCGCTCGAGCCGGGCACGCACGCGCCGGCCTGGCAGGAGTGA
- the hutH gene encoding histidine ammonia-lyase gives MTVVVTPAPLTPEEVIAVARADAEVVISDEALAVMASSRAHVEELGESEVPAYGISTGFGALATTEIPFERRRDLQRSLVRSHAAGTGAPVEREVVRAMQLLRLHTLATGHTGSRPLLATTIAAMLNAGVTPVVPEFGSLGCSGDLAPLAACALAMMGEGEVHDESGEPVDAAVSLRTHGIEPVVLEEKEGLALLNGTDGMLGMLVLANQDLGGLVTAADLAASMSIEALLGTDRVFAADLHLLRPQPGQAASAANMRAILADSAIVASHRGPDDTRVQDAYSLRCAPQVAGACRDTLDHARRVAGYELASAIDNPVVLDDGRVESNGNFHGAPVGYVCDFLAIAAADLASISERRTDRMLDRHRSQGLPPFLADDPGVDSGHMIAQYTQAALVNECKRLAVPASVDSIPSSAMQEDHVSMGWSAARKLRRAIDLAGRVVAIEILTAARAIDLLAPLTPAPATAAVIAALRESVPGPGPDRHLAPEIAAAVVGVRSGEFVAAAEQVTGPLA, from the coding sequence ATGACCGTCGTCGTCACGCCCGCACCGCTGACCCCGGAGGAGGTCATCGCGGTCGCCCGCGCGGACGCCGAGGTCGTCATCTCCGATGAGGCGCTCGCGGTGATGGCGAGCAGCCGTGCGCATGTCGAGGAGCTCGGCGAGTCCGAGGTGCCGGCGTACGGGATCTCGACCGGCTTCGGTGCGCTCGCCACCACCGAGATCCCGTTCGAGCGCCGCCGCGACCTTCAGCGGTCCCTGGTGCGCTCGCACGCGGCCGGGACCGGCGCGCCGGTCGAGCGCGAGGTCGTGCGCGCGATGCAGCTGCTGCGGCTGCACACCCTCGCGACCGGCCACACCGGGTCGCGGCCGCTGCTCGCAACGACGATCGCCGCGATGCTGAACGCCGGCGTGACGCCGGTGGTGCCGGAGTTCGGGTCGCTCGGCTGCAGCGGGGATCTCGCCCCGCTCGCCGCGTGCGCGCTCGCGATGATGGGCGAGGGCGAGGTGCACGACGAGTCCGGGGAGCCGGTCGACGCTGCGGTCTCCCTGCGCACGCACGGGATCGAGCCGGTCGTCCTCGAGGAGAAAGAAGGCCTCGCCCTGCTCAACGGCACCGACGGGATGCTCGGCATGCTCGTCCTTGCCAACCAGGACCTGGGCGGCCTGGTCACCGCGGCCGACCTCGCTGCCTCGATGAGCATCGAGGCGCTGCTCGGCACCGATCGGGTGTTCGCCGCCGACCTCCATTTGCTACGCCCGCAACCCGGTCAGGCGGCGTCGGCGGCCAACATGCGGGCGATCCTCGCTGACTCCGCCATCGTCGCTTCCCACCGCGGGCCCGACGACACCCGCGTGCAGGACGCCTACTCGCTGCGTTGTGCTCCGCAGGTGGCCGGCGCCTGTCGGGACACCCTGGACCACGCCCGCCGGGTTGCCGGATACGAGCTCGCGTCCGCGATCGACAACCCGGTCGTTCTGGACGACGGCCGGGTCGAGTCCAACGGCAACTTCCACGGCGCCCCTGTGGGGTACGTCTGCGACTTTCTCGCCATCGCCGCCGCCGATCTCGCGTCGATCTCGGAACGACGTACGGATCGCATGCTCGACCGCCATCGGTCGCAAGGGCTGCCACCGTTCCTCGCTGACGACCCAGGAGTCGACTCGGGACACATGATCGCGCAGTACACCCAGGCCGCCCTGGTGAACGAGTGCAAGCGGCTGGCGGTGCCCGCGAGCGTCGACTCGATCCCCTCGTCGGCGATGCAGGAGGACCACGTGTCGATGGGGTGGTCGGCGGCCCGCAAGCTGCGCCGGGCGATCGACCTCGCCGGGCGGGTGGTGGCGATCGAGATCCTCACCGCCGCGCGGGCGATCGACCTGCTGGCACCGCTCACGCCCGCGCCGGCGACCGCAGCGGTGATTGCTGCGTTGCGCGAGTCCGTTCCCGGACCGGGTCCCGACCGTCACCTTGCCCCGGAGATCGCCGCCGCGGTTGTCGGGGTCCGTAGCGGTGAGTTCGTCGCGGCCGCTGAGCAGGTGACCGGCCCGCTGGCCTGA
- a CDS encoding aminotransferase class IV — translation MTVWVNGVLAEPGAPVLRADDHGVTVGDGIFEATKVVDGRPFALTRHLRRLERSARGMALEVDLDVVRAGVEAVLAVDDLPHARLRITVTGGPSPYATTRGETGPTIIVATSPLAEWPSHADVAIVPWRRNEHSATAGLKTTSYADNVIALRYAHERGASEAILANTAGELCEGTGSNVFVGIGGRLYTPPARTGCLLGITRDLVVEWLGDVVEEATPVGVLATADEAFLTSSTRDVQPIRLVDGTALPASPGPLTARAIEVFAARSMEGEP, via the coding sequence GTGACGGTTTGGGTCAACGGAGTGCTGGCCGAGCCCGGCGCACCCGTGCTGCGCGCCGACGACCACGGCGTGACCGTCGGCGACGGCATCTTCGAGGCCACCAAGGTCGTCGACGGCCGGCCGTTTGCTCTCACCCGCCACCTGCGCCGCCTCGAACGCTCGGCCAGAGGCATGGCGCTCGAGGTCGACCTCGACGTCGTGAGAGCGGGAGTCGAGGCGGTCCTTGCGGTCGACGACCTTCCACACGCGCGGCTGCGGATCACCGTGACCGGCGGCCCGTCGCCGTACGCCACGACTCGAGGTGAGACCGGCCCGACGATCATCGTCGCGACCTCGCCGCTGGCCGAGTGGCCCAGCCATGCTGATGTCGCGATCGTCCCGTGGCGCCGCAACGAGCACAGCGCCACCGCCGGACTCAAAACCACGTCGTACGCCGACAACGTCATCGCGCTTCGGTACGCGCACGAGCGAGGTGCGAGCGAGGCGATCCTCGCCAACACCGCCGGCGAGCTCTGCGAGGGCACCGGCTCGAACGTCTTCGTCGGGATCGGCGGCCGGCTCTACACACCGCCCGCCCGCACCGGGTGCTTGCTCGGCATCACCAGGGACCTGGTGGTCGAGTGGCTGGGCGACGTCGTCGAGGAGGCGACGCCGGTAGGGGTGTTGGCGACGGCGGACGAGGCGTTTCTGACGTCGAGCACACGCGACGTCCAGCCGATCCGCCTCGTCGACGGCACGGCGCTGCCGGCATCGCCGGGTCCGCTGACCGCTCGGGCAATCGAGGTGTTCGCAGCTCGCAGCATGGAGGGGGAGCCATGA
- a CDS encoding arginase family protein, which yields MRYQLRYVRAPEAPDRLLGAPPMLQERRACEHRPVVLPQQDRRWPKASDWLAAGPGERPVDLAVLGVPAFATSLSQSGAHATPGAVRRALGRFSTWCASRRLDVAEMVAPWDRGDVADPDVPVEGEWRVRTAAETAAAKSRLLLTIGGDNSLSYPVMAGAFGDDLSAAGLVTLDAHNDLRDGRSNATPVRDLIEAGLPGEQIVQVGIADWANSRSYATEAHARGVTVIGRGEVAGRGIGDCLREAFEIAGAGGGDIYVDLDLDVCDRSVAPACPGAVPGGLSAAEVLQAAFLSANSPRVRAMDIAEVDATRDAPDERTISLAAMCLLEVAAGLALRNDS from the coding sequence ATGCGCTACCAGCTGCGCTACGTCCGCGCGCCCGAGGCGCCAGACCGCCTCCTCGGTGCGCCGCCGATGTTACAGGAGCGCCGGGCATGCGAGCATCGCCCCGTGGTGCTCCCGCAGCAGGATCGGCGCTGGCCGAAGGCCTCCGACTGGCTGGCGGCCGGGCCGGGAGAGCGACCGGTCGATCTCGCCGTTCTCGGCGTTCCGGCCTTCGCCACCTCTCTGTCCCAGAGCGGCGCCCACGCCACCCCCGGAGCGGTACGCCGGGCGCTCGGCCGGTTCTCGACGTGGTGTGCGTCGCGCCGGCTCGACGTGGCCGAGATGGTCGCGCCGTGGGACCGCGGCGATGTCGCGGACCCCGACGTACCGGTCGAGGGCGAGTGGCGCGTGCGCACGGCGGCCGAGACCGCGGCGGCGAAGTCTCGCCTGCTGCTCACGATCGGAGGCGACAACTCGTTGAGCTACCCCGTGATGGCGGGCGCGTTCGGCGACGACCTGTCGGCCGCCGGCCTGGTCACGCTCGACGCCCATAACGACCTGCGCGACGGGCGGAGCAACGCGACACCGGTCCGGGACCTGATCGAGGCCGGCCTGCCCGGCGAGCAGATCGTGCAGGTAGGCATCGCGGACTGGGCCAACAGCAGGTCCTATGCCACCGAGGCACACGCGCGCGGCGTGACCGTGATCGGCCGGGGCGAGGTCGCCGGTCGGGGGATCGGCGACTGCCTGCGCGAGGCGTTCGAGATCGCCGGCGCGGGTGGCGGCGACATCTACGTCGATCTCGACCTCGACGTGTGTGACCGCTCGGTGGCGCCGGCCTGCCCTGGGGCGGTTCCCGGCGGGCTGTCGGCTGCGGAGGTGCTGCAGGCGGCGTTCCTGTCCGCCAACTCCCCCCGGGTCCGCGCGATGGATATCGCCGAGGTGGACGCGACCCGTGACGCGCCAGACGAACGCACGATCTCCCTCGCCGCGATGTGCCTGCTCGAGGTCGCGGCCGGACTGGCGCTACGGAACGACTCGTGA
- a CDS encoding ANTAR domain-containing protein — MCARDLDAWQLALHEAEEVLREREQLAQAGEPTPQELRAFADERDKLADERNGLADAYDAQARERDAAGFARDVVGSFRDRRARARDDDRDAGALDRFAAGSDRDLAAGDRADSLDDRRRSARSRQAASEERQRAAADRDFAASRAEDLQHEIEGLHEALDTRLTIGRAEGLLMARYGLQPDAAFRLLVKLSQELHIKLRDVAGRLVAQAAQHPHPLDNDRTPVADDEG; from the coding sequence GTGTGTGCGCGGGATTTGGACGCGTGGCAGCTAGCGCTGCACGAGGCCGAGGAGGTCCTGCGAGAACGCGAGCAACTGGCACAGGCCGGTGAGCCGACGCCGCAGGAGTTGCGCGCCTTCGCTGACGAACGCGACAAGCTTGCCGACGAACGCAACGGTCTCGCCGATGCCTACGACGCACAGGCCAGAGAGCGCGACGCCGCCGGATTTGCTCGGGACGTGGTCGGGTCGTTCCGTGACCGCAGGGCCCGCGCGCGTGACGATGACCGCGACGCCGGGGCGCTGGATCGGTTCGCCGCCGGCTCGGACCGTGATCTCGCGGCCGGTGATCGCGCGGACTCACTCGACGACCGGCGACGCTCCGCCAGATCCCGGCAGGCGGCAAGCGAAGAACGTCAACGTGCGGCAGCCGACCGAGACTTCGCAGCCAGCCGGGCCGAGGACCTGCAGCACGAGATCGAAGGGCTCCACGAGGCGTTAGACACTCGGCTGACGATCGGGCGCGCAGAGGGACTGCTGATGGCCCGCTACGGGCTACAGCCGGATGCCGCCTTCCGGTTGCTCGTCAAGCTTTCCCAGGAGCTTCACATCAAGCTTCGCGACGTAGCCGGCCGCCTTGTCGCGCAAGCTGCTCAGCATCCGCACCCCCTCGACAACGACCGGACACCCGTCG